The sequence below is a genomic window from Flavobacterium sediminilitoris.
GTTTGTCCCAATTAATTTTAGAAATATCAGTATCCCAAAAAAGTGATTTTCGTAAATGGGATAAGTTAGGAGTATGAAGTGCTTTCTTTTTCATTTGAGCAATTTCGTAATAGGTTTGAAGAAATGCCAATGCCCCTTCTTCTAAACTTAGAGCAGCTTCTATTTTTAAAGCTAATGCAGTATTAAGGCTTCTTCTCCCTTTTGTAATAGCATTAATGGTTTGTAGATGTTCTCCTATAGAAAGGGCAAAAGGTCGCTGAGCAATCTCTTTTTTAGCTAATAAGCGCTCTAAAATGATTCCTGGATGAATGCCTTTATATTTTTCTAATTGAAAACGCATAGTACTAATGTAAACAAATTTGTTTATATAGACATATTGTAAAGTATAGTTCCGAGTAAAAAGGAAATTTAGAAGTAGTAAATCTTAAAATTATGTGATTTATACTATAAAAGTTTGTTAAAGAGGATGTTCTGGTATATAAATTGTTTTGTGAAAAGTATTGTTAAATTTTAAAACTATAAAATATGAGTGCAAAAAATCAAATTAGTATCGAAATTCCTCAAGAAGTAATTGATACGGTGACCCAAAAATTACAAGAATGTAAAACGGCTTTAGCTCCTTTTTTACAAGGACTTACCGCAGAAGAACGAGTATCGTTGTTTAAAATGGGAGACAAAACGGTTGCCACAGTGCAAAAAACAAAATCTTATGTAGATACGAATCCAGAGTTTGTACCTGCTTACATGGATAAAACAGAATTTTTAAAAGACGAAGCCGTTGTTTCTATCTTAAACCCATTGACTAATTTAGCTTCGCAACTTACTTCAGATTTAAATGACACTATTATGCTAGCAGGTAGTGAAGCTTTACAAGCTTCTATGTTGTATTACGGACAAGTAAAAGAAGCTCATAGTAAAGGAATTGTTACTGCAAGACCTATCTACGAAGATTTGAGCCAACGTTTTGCTAAAAGAAACCGAAAGGGTAGTACAGATAAACCAGAATAAGTTTAATAATTTCTTAAAAATGAGACTCCAGCAATGGAGTCTTTTTTTGTTTTATACCTAAAACATTATAATTATAACCTAAAAGGTATTAATTATAAGCAAAAAGGTATTATTTATACTCTCAAAGCTATTAATTATAAGATAAAAGATATTATTTAATATCTAAAAGCTATTAATTATACTGTTTTTGCTATTAATTAATAGGGTAGAGGTTTTAAGTTGAATTTTGATGTTTTTTTTATTTACTCTCAACTTATTTTAAAACAACATTATTTTTAAAAGGTAAACTTTAACCACAATCTTGTCATGCTGTAAGCATCCCATTCGTAGCTCAAAGAGAAGTGTTTTGTTTTTTGAATAGAGAACTTAATGAATATTAAAACAGGTAGTTTTACTATTGTTAATCTTGCTGAAAATGGTTAGGTTTGATTTATCAAGTAGAGTTTTTTTAAATAATGAAAAAACTAATAAAATTTATTTTAGTCGTTTCAAAAAGATGCTCTAACTATTAAAGAGAATATAAAATATATAAAAATGGAAATTTTATACCTGTGGGTTAGAAAATATAAGAATTTAGAACATCAAGGATTTAACTTATCCAGTAAACTTACTTTTGAGACAATCATAAATAGCGAAGAAGAAGATGAGACTTTAAATGTTACTTTAAAACATTTTGAGAACGAAAAATATTTTTCCTTATTTCCAAGTAATATTATAGATGTAAAAGCAGTAATTGGTGAAAATGGCAGCGGAAAAACAAATTTATTGGAAGCAATATTAAATTTCTTTTTAGATAAGAGAAATATTTTTAAAGGATTTTTAATCACATCTGACAAAATCATTGTCCGTGATAAACTTAATTTTGAAAAGGTACCAAATGAACTATTTGGAAAGCCCCTTCATTTTATAAATCCAGAAGATATTTGCAATTTTTATAATTACGAAAGCCAATCAAAAAAGACAAGAAAAGAAGCTGTTCATTCCACTAAAAACAATTTAATGGAAACGTATTTTAAAGATAACTATATTATTAAATACGCTTCTTTTATCAATATGGATAATATTCACAATGTTGATGGTTTAGAAAATGATTATGCTAGATATGAAAATGGAGAACCTAATTTTATAAATATTGCTACAGAATCCATTATTGTTAGTGATTATCAATCTCTAAATAATAATGAAAGATATATAGTTACTGGTGAAAGTGAATTGTTAGCGCATAAATATCGAGAATCGTTAAGAATGGCTAATTTTTTAAAAATAGCTAAAGAGATTTTTTTTGATGAAAATAGATTTTTTAGTGTGCCAGTTGCTGAATTTAATGATTTTAGTGAAAAATTTTGGTATAGCGTAGATAAAATTATTTCTCCAAATTCTGAATCCTATAATCAAAGTATCGAAAAAATTTTAAAATTTGAATTATTAGAAACAAATCTCAGTAATGATGAAGAAAATTTTTTCAAATATTTATCAAGAGACATTACGTATTGTTTTTTAAGCTATGAATTAAAACATTACTTTAATTTTACACCTGAATATGAATATCCTCTAGTAAAATTAATTGACAATTTAAAAGAAAATTATAATTCTAAACTAGATCGATTTGAGGCATTATACCTATATATTGAAAAGACCTCTTTTTTTTCTGAAAATGCAGAAGTAATAATTAAACAGATAAAAGAAATAAAAAAGTATTTTATTGAAAAATTTGAATCAAAGGAAATTATTTGTGATGGAATTTTTGGTTTTAAAATTTCTGAAAATAAAGTTACAGATATAATTCAAGATTTCTTAAAAACTCCACTCTTTGGTATCAAAATAGATGAAGGTCGATTTTTAGCTTTAAATATTTTTGGTTTTAATTTTAATGGTTTGAGCGGAGGTGAATATGTTTTTTTATCTCAGTTTGCTAGAATCTATGAAACTTTAAATAATCATATTAAAACAAATAGAGACATACTTTTTTTAATTGATGAGGGTGATGTATCTTTTCACCCACAATGGCAAAAAAAGTATTTAAAATTTTTGCTTGATTTTTTTGAGAAGTTTTTTCCTAAAAATAGAGTACAACTAATTTTAATGACACATTCACCTTTTATAGTTTCTGATTTACCTAAAGAGAATATCGTTTTCTTAAAAAGGGACAAATACAGTAAGACAGAAGTAAGTGATATTACTCATCAAAACTTGACATTTGGAGCTAATATACACGATATTTTAGCAAATGATTTCTTTTTACAAGATGGATTTATGGGTGAATTTGCTAAAAATGAAATAAATAATATAATCGACTTTTTGACTAATAAGAAATTACAAATTAAAATCGATAGCCTCAAAAAAGAGATAGATGAAGTTAAAAAAAGGATTGCTAAAACCAGTAATGAAGAAGAGAAAAAAGAATTAGGAATTGATAAGAAAAATTTAACTAGACAAAAAAATGAACTAATTAAGAGAACTAATGATTTTCAGTTTTCTGATAAATATGATAAGAATTATTGTAAAAATATAATTGATATCATTGGAGAACCTATTTTATCATTTAGTTTAATAGAGTTGTATACAGAAGCTTTTCCAGATGAAAAGAAGTCTTTTATTGACGAACAAATAAAAAGACTTCAAAACTTATAAACTGTATTAAAATTATGATAGCAATACCTCTTGATAAAGTAAGAAATATTCAAAAAGCATATCAATCAGAAATAGATATGCAAAGGCAAAATGCATTGGATGAACTTAATGTATTGAATAGTGAGAAACATACTGTTGTTGATAAAGAATATTTAGAATTTGTTATAAGTAAATTTGAAAATCAAAATGATAATATACTGCTATGGGATTTAAATAGAATTAAGGAGGAAATAAATAAAATAGATTTTAAAAATGTTCCTACTGAAATTAAAAATGGAAAAACAAGGAAAACAGGAATAAAAGATAAGATTATTAAATGTTTAGGCTATACAAAATTAAGAAGTAGTTTTTACCCAAACTATTTTAATGATATTGGAATTAAAGCTTGTGTGTATTGTAATTCTCAATTAACTATTGTAGCCAATAAAAAGCACGCAAAATTTGAAGTAGATCATTTTTATTCTAAAAGTGATTACCCTTTTTTAAGTATTTCTTTATGTAACCTATACCCAGCTTGC
It includes:
- a CDS encoding helix-turn-helix transcriptional regulator, with translation MRFQLEKYKGIHPGIILERLLAKKEIAQRPFALSIGEHLQTINAITKGRRSLNTALALKIEAALSLEEGALAFLQTYYEIAQMKKKALHTPNLSHLRKSLFWDTDISKINWDKQYRAIIQRVYERGNETEKQELINFMDKKR
- a CDS encoding AAA family ATPase, whose translation is MEILYLWVRKYKNLEHQGFNLSSKLTFETIINSEEEDETLNVTLKHFENEKYFSLFPSNIIDVKAVIGENGSGKTNLLEAILNFFLDKRNIFKGFLITSDKIIVRDKLNFEKVPNELFGKPLHFINPEDICNFYNYESQSKKTRKEAVHSTKNNLMETYFKDNYIIKYASFINMDNIHNVDGLENDYARYENGEPNFINIATESIIVSDYQSLNNNERYIVTGESELLAHKYRESLRMANFLKIAKEIFFDENRFFSVPVAEFNDFSEKFWYSVDKIISPNSESYNQSIEKILKFELLETNLSNDEENFFKYLSRDITYCFLSYELKHYFNFTPEYEYPLVKLIDNLKENYNSKLDRFEALYLYIEKTSFFSENAEVIIKQIKEIKKYFIEKFESKEIICDGIFGFKISENKVTDIIQDFLKTPLFGIKIDEGRFLALNIFGFNFNGLSGGEYVFLSQFARIYETLNNHIKTNRDILFLIDEGDVSFHPQWQKKYLKFLLDFFEKFFPKNRVQLILMTHSPFIVSDLPKENIVFLKRDKYSKTEVSDITHQNLTFGANIHDILANDFFLQDGFMGEFAKNEINNIIDFLTNKKLQIKIDSLKKEIDEVKKRIAKTSNEEEKKELGIDKKNLTRQKNELIKRTNDFQFSDKYDKNYCKNIIDIIGEPILSFSLIELYTEAFPDEKKSFIDEQIKRLQNL